Proteins from a single region of Paraglaciecola sp. T6c:
- a CDS encoding TonB-dependent receptor, translating to MTNFHKAALAVCIQGALFSHTLHAQEVPAAKDKGLEKITVTAQKRTQSIQEVPISIATLNGERFESIFSGGDDIIALAVRVPGLYAESSNGRVAPRFYIRGLGNTDFDLAASQPVSIVMDDVVKENVILKSFPLFDVEQVEVIRGPQGTLFGRNTTAGIVKFDSVKPTEDFDAYAKLGVGNLGTVNFEAAVGGGLAEDLSGRFSVLSQDRDDWIDNGFTGEKDAIGGFDEKAWRGQLLFTPSEDFSALLNVHGRELDGTASVFRANVFTKGSNDLNQNFDRDTVYYDGDIDGNGTDNNPQEYENYGASLKLEFGLDEMSFTSITAYEEAEGSSLGDIDGGVYTNDLSTPVPDGLTSANFNSGFEDVLTFPGAIGFSAVTQDNLDDLEQFTQEIRLASETDDALSWQTGAFYYDSSFNVTSIDGYFGATTVFHENTTWAVFGQTTYELNERLNVTGGVRYTHDKKSLRVGEQNVDGFALITGDASVQDYDDIDVDDGQISWELSANYKVSDDTSVFARFANGFRAQSIQGRDVAFEGAPSVADAETINSIEFGFKSDLLENTLRLNAATFYYQIDDMQFSAIGGGANNVALVNADKGVGYGFEIDAQYVANDYLTLTAGYSYNKTEIKDDSLTLLPCGTNEAFGSTGNCTVLDPRPNGFNAVIDGNPFPQAPETIFTFTARYAVPLGNDGEFFAFTDWAYQGDTNLFLYESVEFQTDGNVEGGLRIGYENFEHNYTVALFGRNITDEENVKGAVDFNNLTGIVNQPRIFGIEAKVSFY from the coding sequence ATGACCAATTTTCACAAAGCAGCATTAGCCGTCTGTATCCAAGGTGCTCTATTTAGCCATACTCTTCATGCACAGGAAGTACCTGCAGCAAAAGATAAAGGGTTAGAAAAGATCACGGTTACAGCGCAAAAACGTACGCAAAGTATTCAAGAAGTGCCAATCTCAATTGCTACCTTAAACGGAGAGCGATTTGAAAGCATATTTTCAGGTGGTGACGATATTATCGCCCTAGCAGTGCGCGTTCCTGGCTTATACGCCGAATCATCCAATGGCCGTGTAGCGCCGCGTTTTTATATCCGCGGTTTAGGTAACACAGATTTTGACTTAGCAGCCTCTCAGCCAGTTTCCATCGTGATGGATGACGTGGTCAAAGAGAACGTTATTTTGAAAAGCTTCCCATTGTTTGATGTTGAGCAAGTTGAGGTTATTCGTGGCCCACAAGGTACCTTGTTTGGGCGCAACACCACTGCTGGTATAGTCAAGTTTGACTCAGTTAAACCCACAGAAGATTTCGATGCTTACGCCAAGTTAGGTGTGGGTAATTTAGGAACAGTCAATTTTGAAGCAGCTGTTGGCGGCGGACTTGCTGAAGATTTATCAGGACGCTTCTCTGTGTTATCCCAAGACCGGGATGACTGGATAGACAATGGCTTTACTGGCGAGAAAGACGCGATTGGCGGCTTTGACGAAAAAGCATGGCGCGGTCAGCTGTTATTTACCCCAAGCGAAGACTTTTCAGCGTTGTTAAACGTGCACGGCCGTGAGTTAGATGGCACCGCATCGGTCTTTCGCGCTAACGTATTTACTAAAGGCAGTAACGATTTAAATCAGAATTTCGATCGCGACACTGTCTATTACGATGGCGACATCGACGGTAATGGCACAGACAATAACCCGCAAGAATACGAAAACTATGGCGCATCTTTAAAGTTAGAGTTTGGCTTAGATGAAATGTCGTTCACGTCAATTACTGCCTATGAAGAAGCAGAAGGCTCAAGCCTTGGTGATATTGACGGCGGTGTGTATACCAATGATTTATCCACGCCGGTACCTGATGGCCTAACTTCTGCCAATTTCAACTCTGGTTTTGAAGACGTGTTAACGTTTCCTGGCGCCATAGGCTTTAGTGCTGTCACCCAAGATAACTTAGACGACTTAGAGCAATTTACGCAAGAAATTCGCTTGGCCAGCGAAACTGACGATGCCCTTAGCTGGCAAACCGGTGCGTTTTACTATGACTCGTCTTTCAACGTGACGAGCATCGATGGCTACTTTGGCGCGACCACAGTATTCCATGAAAACACCACTTGGGCTGTTTTTGGGCAAACAACTTACGAATTGAACGAGCGTTTGAATGTGACCGGTGGTGTGCGTTATACCCACGACAAAAAATCACTTCGTGTTGGAGAGCAAAACGTCGACGGCTTCGCATTAATCACTGGTGATGCCAGTGTACAAGACTACGACGACATTGATGTGGATGATGGTCAAATCAGCTGGGAGCTAAGCGCTAACTACAAAGTAAGCGATGACACCTCGGTGTTTGCTCGTTTTGCTAATGGCTTTAGAGCTCAGTCGATTCAAGGACGTGATGTGGCTTTTGAAGGTGCACCTTCAGTGGCTGACGCAGAAACCATTAACTCAATCGAGTTTGGTTTTAAGTCTGATTTGTTGGAAAACACCTTGCGCTTAAACGCTGCCACTTTCTATTACCAAATCGACGATATGCAGTTCTCTGCAATCGGTGGTGGTGCAAATAACGTAGCATTGGTAAACGCTGATAAAGGTGTGGGTTACGGTTTTGAAATCGACGCACAATACGTAGCGAACGATTACTTAACCCTTACCGCAGGTTATAGCTACAACAAAACAGAAATTAAAGATGATTCATTAACGTTACTGCCTTGTGGCACAAATGAAGCATTTGGCTCAACAGGTAACTGTACCGTACTTGACCCTCGTCCGAATGGCTTTAACGCTGTTATTGATGGAAACCCTTTCCCGCAAGCGCCAGAGACGATCTTCACGTTCACAGCACGTTATGCGGTACCTTTGGGTAATGATGGTGAATTCTTTGCGTTTACAGATTGGGCGTACCAAGGGGACACGAACCTATTCTTGTACGAATCTGTTGAGTTTCAAACAGACGGCAACGTAGAAGGCGGTTTACGCATCGGTTATGAAAACTTCGAGCATAACTATACCGTAGCCTTATTCGGTCGCAACATTACCGATGAAGAGAACGTAAAAGGTGCGGTGGATTTCAATAACCTAACGGGTATTGTGAATCAGCCGCGCATCTTTGGTATCGAAGCGAAGGTGAGCTTCTACTAA